In a single window of the Prinia subflava isolate CZ2003 ecotype Zambia chromosome 3, Cam_Psub_1.2, whole genome shotgun sequence genome:
- the TSC22D1 gene encoding TSC22 domain family protein 1 isoform X2 yields the protein MNAQCCRPVAMDLGVYQLRHFSISFLSSLLGTDNSSLRLDSSSSGASVVAIDNKIEQAMDLVKSHLMYAVREEVEVLKEQIKELIEKNSQLEQENTLLKTLASPEQLAQFQAQLQTGSPPSSSQSQGTTQQPAQPASQGSGPSA from the exons ATGAATGCCCAATGTTGTAGACCGGTGGCAATGGATCTAGGAGTTTATCAACTAAGACACTTCTCGATTTCGTTCTTATCGTCCTTGCTGGGCACCGACAACTCGTCTCTGAGGCTCGACAGTAG CTCTTCTGGTGCAAGCGTAGTAGCTATCGACAACAAAATCGAGCAAGCGATG GATCTGGTAAAGAGTCACTTGATGTACGCGGTAAGGGAAGAAGTGGAGGTCCTCAAAGAGCAAATCAAAGAGCTGATAGAGAAGAACTCGCAGCTGGAGCAAGAAAACACTCTGCTAAAAACACttgccagcccagagcagcttgCCCAGTTCCAAGCACAGCTGCAGACTGGTTCTCCGCCTTCCTCTTCCCAGTCACAAGGGACAACACAGCAGCCTGCTCAGCCGGCATCACAGGGCTCAGGGCCTTCAGCATAG
- the TSC22D1 gene encoding TSC22 domain family protein 1 isoform X3 translates to MSGYLVRLRARGSARLYRLLCCIRASCSSGASVVAIDNKIEQAMDLVKSHLMYAVREEVEVLKEQIKELIEKNSQLEQENTLLKTLASPEQLAQFQAQLQTGSPPSSSQSQGTTQQPAQPASQGSGPSA, encoded by the exons ATGTCGGGATATTTGGTCAGGCTGCGGGCTCGGGGCTCGGCGCGGCTTTACAGGTTGCTTTGCTGCATTAGAGCATCCTG CTCTTCTGGTGCAAGCGTAGTAGCTATCGACAACAAAATCGAGCAAGCGATG GATCTGGTAAAGAGTCACTTGATGTACGCGGTAAGGGAAGAAGTGGAGGTCCTCAAAGAGCAAATCAAAGAGCTGATAGAGAAGAACTCGCAGCTGGAGCAAGAAAACACTCTGCTAAAAACACttgccagcccagagcagcttgCCCAGTTCCAAGCACAGCTGCAGACTGGTTCTCCGCCTTCCTCTTCCCAGTCACAAGGGACAACACAGCAGCCTGCTCAGCCGGCATCACAGGGCTCAGGGCCTTCAGCATAG
- the TSC22D1 gene encoding TSC22 domain family protein 1 isoform X4 translates to MDLVKSHLMYAVREEVEVLKEQIKELIEKNSQLEQENTLLKTLASPEQLAQFQAQLQTGSPPSSSQSQGTTQQPAQPASQGSGPSA, encoded by the exons ATG GATCTGGTAAAGAGTCACTTGATGTACGCGGTAAGGGAAGAAGTGGAGGTCCTCAAAGAGCAAATCAAAGAGCTGATAGAGAAGAACTCGCAGCTGGAGCAAGAAAACACTCTGCTAAAAACACttgccagcccagagcagcttgCCCAGTTCCAAGCACAGCTGCAGACTGGTTCTCCGCCTTCCTCTTCCCAGTCACAAGGGACAACACAGCAGCCTGCTCAGCCGGCATCACAGGGCTCAGGGCCTTCAGCATAG
- the LOC134548626 gene encoding uncharacterized protein LOC134548626 → MFITLNQPCRKTKSAPEHLECWDSKEEEEAVEEEVSTGAQACSDRDQINSGHLTRHVEVWHEYQSGKLLAPNRAICKASHGEKDTLQSCAGSILQAGKAGDAQHPSTQEDCRLRQALRDNQESRAIPRHSYLSWQHSCSPGLDSPSFDDTNANTFLAISCLLRTCHSLVQEGQQSAAPPFGRCLCSWKPVVGHQWDVPPAASHAAGSCKLSCCSTLD, encoded by the exons ATGTTCATCACACTGAACCAGCCCTgtaggaaaacaaaatctgcCCCAGAGCACCTGGAGTGCTGGGATagcaaggaggaagaggaggcagtgGAGGAAGAAGTGAGCACAGGAGCTCAAGCGTGTTCTGACCGAGACCAAATCAACAGCGGACATCTGACTAG GCATGTGGAGGTCTGGCATGAATACCAGAGTGGAAAGCTGCTGGCACCCAACAGAGCCATATGTAAGGCATCTCATGGTGAAAAGGACACCCtgcaaagctgtgctggctccatCCTGCAGGCAGGTAAGGCAGGAGATGCCCAGCATCCTAGCACACAGGAGGactgcaggctcaggcaggCCCTCAGGGACAATCAGGAAAGCAGAGCCATTCCACGCCACAGCTAcctctcctggcagcacagctgttcCCCGGGCTTGGACAGCCCCAGTTTTGATGACACAAATGCAAACACATTTCTGGCCATCTCATGTCTTCTGAGGACTTGCCACAGTCTGGTGCAGGAGGGCCAGCAGTCAGCTGCTCCTCCATTTGGCAGATGCCTGTGCAGCTGGAAGCCTGTGGTAGGACACCAGTGGGAtgtgccaccagcagccagccatgctgctggcagctgcaagctcagctgctgctctacGTTGGACTAG